In Nicotiana tabacum cultivar K326 chromosome 11, ASM71507v2, whole genome shotgun sequence, a single window of DNA contains:
- the LOC107768195 gene encoding uncharacterized protein LOC107768195: MIRKKVFLTYKRKRQPSSVDLYRENGIPNTPSGCQKSNGLAPLLKKEEKYENHSIKDENKDFEDNSEEAHSSKDSRGPISEGEPRSSEKRLCSCITSGCGCDSKCTQKFSLSPLTGLNTSKEQDLVTPNSGVEKRCNFQYCDTSDLGKLSLEEADTVRDISQSLSVNAVRKSKLASALITFQRRAKRDKDAGQADAKFELKVEDVACLSVNTACPVAPHGSEESVAKSCSMDRSADFKHPKTTSGGDHYQCSCAGSASRMKILIDVNEQPISVKEASPIDKEAIPNSGIGFSGFDNSFASDAVKDSSFRTTQDPSFDALSGIEGPISSPLEAASDRGSRALDLSIPCDNSDDKIDCNSMSEQASDEHLIPTAEEVQQNPPCSLNENVSTFLQKVPSDKSLELLDNKQEKISPIQAEVPEAGCLPGKATADCSEGIASINDLPQLFREEGTYNFFPLASTQQNESAPVNSKGGGKVCSSEDKKRSGTTVAESSDFLGLSLPTESMVGGPALSSSSSQLADMWNQPREIIQGVPQFPFDASLLHRHQMILDNILNRARSQKRNRRRFAEIFESPTMWSEEELDSLWIGVRRHGRGNWEVMLRDPRLHFFSWRTPMDLAEQWVQEQSKLFHGKSISPVGQLRKADLLFHGTDDVRLSLGHAYFQSEDIQSQIPFHFGNVQNTSSKLLHLATTNVGSLDSLSHRGNRGRARLNQSENFAGSGVDCSFSSHIMNRASEGGNLPHWLKEVVAIPPRPPGFPPDSSWIFHPWVGLPFPEPDKANCESRNILSDLCTSPRAELNNGSSDHAHLPAVPMREGKQHCMSEANKRVELIVINSDASSEETISDDCNVRC; the protein is encoded by the exons GATAATTCTGAAGAAGCTCACTCTTCAAAGGATTCCAGAGGGCCTATCTCTGAAGGAGAACCGAGGAGTTCAGAAAAGAGATTATGTTCTTGCATTACGTCAGGTTGTGGATGTGATAGTAAATGCACCCAGAAGTTTTCACTTTCCCCGTTGACAGGATTGAATACTTCTAAAGAACAGGATTTGGTCACTCCAAATTCTGGTGTCGAGAAGAGATGCAATTTTCAGTACTGTGATACCTCTGATTTGGGAAAACTGAGTCTGGAAGAAGCTGACACAGTAAGAGACATATCTCAGAGCCTCTCTGTAAATGCAGTAAGAAAAAGCAAGTTGGCCTCCGCTCTGATTACTTTCCAGCGGAGAGCCAAGCGGGACAAGGATGCAGGTCAAGCAGATGCGAAGTTCGAGCTTAAAGTTGAAGATGTTGCTTGTTTATCAGTTAATACTGCGTGTCCTGTTGCTCCTCATGGCTCTGAAGAATCAGTTGCTAAGAGCTGCTCTATGGATCGTTCAGCAGATTTTAAGCATCCGAAG ACAACCAGCGGAGGTGACCATTATCAATGTTCTTGTGCTGGATCAGCTTCGCGGATGAAGAT ATTGATAGATGTTAATGAACAGCCGATCTCAGTCAAGGAAGCTTCACCAATCGACAAAGAAGCTATTCCAAATTCTGGAATAGGTTTCTCTGGTTTTGACAACAGttttgcttcagatgctgtcaagGACTCATCATTTCGTACCACTCAGGACCCTTCTTTTGATGCTTTATCCGGAATAGAAGGGCCAATATCGTCTCCGTTAGAGGCTGCGAGTGACAGAGGTTCCCGAGCTTTAGATCTGTCCATTCCTTGTGACa ATAGTGATGACAAAATCGACTGCAATAGTATGTCAGAACAGGCATCTGATGAACACCTTATTCCAACGGCAGAAGAAGTTCAGCAGAACCCTCCTTGCTCCTTGAATGAAAATGTTTCTACGTTTTTACAGAAGGTGCCTTCTGATAAAAGTTTGGAATTACTTGACAACAAACAGGAGAAGATATCTCCAATTCAAGCAGAGGTACCTGAAGCTGGTTGCTTACCTGGAAAAGCAACGGCTGATTGTAGCGAGGGCATTGCTTCAATAAATGATTTACCGCAG CTTTTTCGGGAAGAGGGAACCTACAACTTTTTCCCATTAGCAAGCACGCAGCAAAATGAGAGTGCTCCTGTGAATTCTAAAGGAGGAGGAAAAGTTTGCTCGTCAGAAGACAAGAAGCGTAGTGGGACTACTGTAGCGGAATCCTCAGATTTTCTTGGTTTGTCACTGCCAACTGAATCCATGGTCGGTGGTCCAGCTTTAAGCTCAAGCTCGTCACAGCTGGCTGATATGTGGAATCAACCAAGGGAAATTATTCAAGGAGTTCCTCAGTTTCCTTTTGATGCGTCATTGCTTCATCGGCATCAAATGATCCTGGATAACATTCTTAATAGAGCAAGATCACAGAAGAGAAATAGGAGGAGATTTGCAGAAATATTTGAGTCTCCAACAATGTGGTCAGAAGAGGAGCTAGACTCACTTTGGATTGGTGTGAGGAGGCACGGAAGAGGTAACTGGGAAGTAATGTTGAGGGATCCAAGGCTGCACTTCTTTTCCTGGAGGACACCAATGGATTTGGCGGAACAATGGGTGCAGGAACAATCGAAACTTTTCCATGGAAAATCCATTTCCCCTGTGGGACAGTTACGAAAAGCTGATCTTTTGTTCCATGGTACGGATGATGTTAGACTTTCACTGGGGCATGCATATTTTCAGTCAGAGGACATCCAGAGCCAAATACCTTTCCATTTTGGAAATGTTCAAAATACTTCGTCCAAACTACTTCACCTGGCTACAACAAACGTAGGGTCCTTAGACTCGCTCAGTCATAGGGGAAATCGCGGAAGAGCTAGGTTGAATCAATCCGAAAACTTTGCAGGTTCGGGTGTTGACTGTTCATTCAGTTCTCATATTATGAACAGAGCATCTGAAGGGGGTAATTTGCCTCACTGGCTTAAAGAAGTGGTTGCTATCCCACCGAGGCCTCCTGGATTTCCCCCAGATTCTTCATGGATTTTCCATCCGTGGGTTGGTCTACCCTTTCCCGAACCTGACAAAGCAAATTGTGAATCAAGGAACATATTAAGTGACTTGTGCACTTCACCAAGAGCTGAGCTGAATAATGGCAGTTCTGATCATGCTCATCTACCAGCAGTGCCTATGAGAGAGGGGAAGCAACATTGTATGTCAGAGGCGAATAAAAGGGTTGAGCTAATTGTCATCAATAGCGACGCCTCATCTGAGGAAACAATATCGGATGATTGTAATGTAAGGTGTTAG